A region of the Larimichthys crocea isolate SSNF chromosome XVIII, L_crocea_2.0, whole genome shotgun sequence genome:
TGGTGACTGCTCAGCCCCTCTGATGATCCATATGACTCACATTCCGACACGTCTCCATGGGAGCCTGGGAGAAAGTGCTCATTAACATCCAGCATCCAGcattcattatatatatatatatatctcaagACCATCTGCAACAACATGTGCAAAGGCTTTCCATACCGGTGATGTGATAGCCAGTGAAATCCTTGTTGAACAGCTCATTCCAGGTGTCCCAGAAATCATCAGTGGAGGCCTCTAACAGGAGCAAAAGCAACAAGAGGATTACTTTAGTTTATTATATCAATATAATAAAAGTTAATGCTCAATACTAAGGCAAACTTCTGTTCAgatctgctttaaaaaaagataaatgactACTGTAGTTATGGGTGGATATTGACAACTGGTACCAGTACCTAAATATCGATAAGCTCCTGGACAAATGATACTTGCTATCTGtatttatgaaatattacaAACTACTTTTTGTGCCAAAGTGTTACTTGAatgaatcttttcattttttcatgcCACGTCTTTATTTCTTGTCCAAAATCATGGCAAATAGTATTAATAAGAATCTGTATCAATAACGATACACATCTGAATATGAagctaaaaacagcagcaggttagTCCAGCAGTACTTAtcgtacagacatgagagaggCATAAAACTTCTCATCTAAATGTCaacaagaaaatgtcaaactattcctttaaattctGTGATCATGTATTACTAAGAAATGAATTTAGTTCACCTTTGTCTGTAGACAGCGTAGGAGAGGTGCTGCCAGAGCCGTCTTGGCTACTGAGTCTGTGCTGCCGAGAAAGTCTGGGGATCCCGTTAGAGAGTGGACTGCTGTCCTCTGGGTATTTACACAGCAGTCGATCTGACAGCACAGGGGAGTTGTTGTCGTAGGGAGACACCTCTCCGCTAGACGCTTTGATGGAGTCGTTGGATAATCGCCTTTCAGTCAGAGAGAAGGACTCTTCTGCTCTAAGAAGAGCTGGCTCTCTGCAGAAAGCAAGAAGACATAATAAATATcgtaaacacaataaatatccCCCAAGAGAGTAATCATGAGACATGATGCATTCTTTATATCGATCATGTGGAGGCAGAAGGGCagcgaacacacacatacaagaacAATATGACAAAAGGAAGACACTCACGAGTGTTGGGAAGCCTTCCTCCGCAGTAAGTAATCCACGACATCAGGATCAGTTTCTAGTAAAGTCATCAGCACCTCGTTCTGCAGGTCTGCAGAGACCTGTGAGGATCAGAAGAGACAACATAAAACTGTATTCTTTGTTACCTTCATTTCCTTCTGCCTTAATAAGAAGAGTAAGACTTATAACAGCCCTTTCTTAAAGCCTTTTATAGGATGTTTATGAACtcttaaatgtaaatgactggCTTTTATCGTTCGACTCTTTTTAACTTTATTGTATCCCCcaaatgttctgtgtgttgttttcatctgtgctgTTTCATCTCCTGTAAAGCACCTTGAAACCTTAAATTACTGTCGCCTACATAGATAtatctaatcttttttttttttaaaaaaggtttaacACATAGGAAACTGCATTTACATAATGTCAGtgttgaaaagcagaaaacataaTGTAGAGAAGGACCCTGTCCTTATTTCCAATCATTGTCTATAAACACTTATTAGCCTCTCCAGTGCGGCCTCTCGTTTGCCGTGCACTAAAATGAGTTTTACAAAGGTTCAGGAGAGTAAAACAAACTGCACAGATTTCTCTGTGTTACTGTGATTCTACTTTGTTTTATAAGTGACTGTAAAAGCTTATTCCTTCTCAAAAAAACAGccaatgtttacattttattactgGTTCCACTCCATTAAGCTTAAGGAGTCCTcgtaaacacttttttttttcttgccaaaGGAAGACCTCAGCTTGTTTGATTAAACCCAGTCATTAACGGTTTGCAGTGAGGGCGGCTTACCGTAAACAGTGCATCGTATGTATCGATCATCCTTTGGACCACGCTGATGATGGTTGTGCTCTCCTCTGCGCGGGCAAAACTCTGGACTGCAAACTCTTTGTCTGAGTTTTTTAGCTTGTGTAAGAGGTTCGGTCCAAAGATGGTGGCTAAATTGAGTGATGTCATCTTGTTTCCTGTGATCTAAACAGAATGGCAGACAGAATTTATTCGTCCGgacatacacacagtcattttCGCAACCCTATCTACATGGTAGAACAGCAGTAAGATgtcttaaataaatgaaagtttattttcatttttaaccaaCAATCTTCCAagttaaaacaagatttatCTTGTTCCACAGCTTTGAGAGTAAACCACATCGCAGACAAATTGTCTTTGATAACACAAATTTGACCCCTGCAATTACAAGAAATGTTTTCTAGATTGAAATGATTTAACTAATTTAGCTGATTTTTACAAAGTTAAAAATGGAACCAATTTCCCCTTATCATCTttcaacacacagaaatgaaaacttTTAGTCTCCTAGAGTAATTATCGCATTAAAGGGTCTTTTGCTGTAGACAAACTCTCCTTGGCACCTAGGAAATGTTGGGAATGTGCGCCTTACACAGCCCTGCCACCATCAATAAGGCTGACTGGCTCCTTTTTGTTCAAAGAGGCCAAGCTGAACGTTACAGTATGTATGGCTCTAGGTTTTATATCTGTGGGAAACAATTAATCTCCATTTGTTAAGATTAATGGGGGAAAAAATTGACCAGTACAACAAAAAGGCTGTTTGGGCCCCATGTTGAACAGCAAAAATCACAAAGGCTGGAGTCTGTTCACAAGGACAATGAGTtcattaagtgtgtgtttatagacACTGACGGTGTGATGATTAATTAATCTTGCATGTTTCAACAAGGTATTCCAATCCCAGTGGTGAATGACAGATGACTGACAGTGGCTTCATGGAGTAGTGTCTGTTGAGAACACTTCCCGCTAGAGCACAATTCCCTCACACTCGTTGTTTACAATGAATAAACTATGCGAATAAATAATGACGAAGCTCTAATGAcgtttgtgatgtttttgtggtttttgtgcAGCTGGGTGATTCGTGTTGGTTGTGCATCATTTAATCAAGATACCCACAATGGATCATCGTGCATAATTCATTGTGTTTTGGCACTTCAAATTAGAGGCTGCAGATGTAACAAACATCTGTCTCGCTGCCCTCTGATGGCTGCTCGGATTCATCACGATCGCACTGAACTTGTAAACagattatttatgttattcagAATTATTCTGTGATGGTTGCTCATTTCTGTTGCATATTTTTTTGGTGCTTGCTGGTGGAAGTTTTAAAACTGCCAAGAGAACTGGTCCACATGTATCAACAGGCTTGACATGTGTATGTAAATCTCATCTTGCACGAGTTTCACAGAggtttgtactgtttgtttacCTCCTGCCCCTCACTGTCCAGGCTGTCTTCGGCATGTGCAGCCACCGTGGACAACAAGCAGAGGATGCGCTGCAGCGTGTCGCTGTTACAGGGAGGAAGCAGGAATACCAGGAGCTGGAGGGCGCTCTCTTGGTCTGAATAATCCagcactgcagagaaaaaaaaaaggccagaaCAATGACGTGAATTGAAAACACCACACGAGTGAAGATTTTAACCAAAAGCATGCTGACTTCttgttaattgttttatttacgCATATACTCCTCACACATTGCGTTGATGAAGGCAGTGTAAAGTTCTCTTGTCAGCAGCGGGTCAGGCATGTCTCTGAGGAACTCTTTCAGCAATGCGGCTACATCATGGATGCAGTGTTCCTCGTCCAAATGTACCTCCCATCCCTGGTCAAACTCCTCGCGAAGCTGCGTGAAATATTGTGACAGTGTTACAGCAAAAAAAGCTGCTGAAGTTTACTGAAGTGTGTTGAAGTTAAAGCTGAAATCGTACCTGTCGCACTCTCTTCTTAGAACTGCCAATACGGAAAATTCCAACCGTCTGCAGGCCTGTGGGCAAAAGACGTATGATTCACAAGGTTACGATCACGCAGCATGTTCTGACTGAATCCACATATGCAGAGCAATTCCATAACATATAACATGTGATCATGTGTACCGTGTTTTTCTAGGTGCTGGCAGCAGAGATCCACTACTCTCGGCACCTGTCTGTAAATGGGGTTGAGGCTGAGCTTTTTGTCATGGCGCTTCTTCCTGTTGCCAGCTGCCTCTACTGGCAGAGACAGCTGGAGGGCCTCCAAGAGCCGAGACTGGTTATCATCAAGGTCAGTGATGCAATCCACAGATACTCCGCCCTGTCAAGCAGATGGGTGACAACTGTGCTGTGAGTGATAAAATGTGCCTCCATCATCCGCTCGCTGAGCgaacatccaaaaaaaaaaaaaaaaaaggtcacatatTCCCAGAGAAATCTAGTGTGCGAGTGTAATCAGACAGATTCCCTGTCGCTCCACGAGAGCAGGCTTATCGTCAGGACAAAGCTTACCCTCCTGCGTGTCCGGGGGGCTGCGTCCAGTGTGCTGGGCAGAGGTGATTCATTAGGGGTCTCAGAAGTGGAGCTAAGGGACGAGTTGCTGCTGGAGAGCTCCTTGTTGGCCCTTTTGAAGCTGGAGGTGAGGTGGAGGAAGGATAGCATCAATTCAGTGGGGTCGCTGTGGCCCTCCCGTGGGGGATCGTGCCGCTGCTTAAGTGCGCGGTCGTTGGATATGACCTGCGACAGCGGTATGCCAAACGCCTGGGGTGTAGTCTCTGTGTGAGGGGAAAAGGGCAAGACAGAGGGACTTAAAGTTCACCTTCTTGGCCTCAAGTCAACTTGGTAATGCTGAATTACTCTTAATCATATCAGCACATTTTACATTCTACCCTCTGGAAGTGTGTTAAAACTCAGTTTGTATTCGGTCtttatattctttttaataaaacgCTGCTCTAAATAAAATATGCCATGAGAAATGCTAAGAACAGTGCTCTGCAGTGCACGCTCAATATTCACAGTCAGAGAGCACATACTTTCTGAAGTGCCTTTGTAAACAAAAGGggggaaaagaggaaagaggaggggtgGCCATGCCTGAGGATAGGCTGTAATGAATGAGCCACCACTtaagattgtttttgttatttcccTCGACTGCCTGTCTGACAGAGAACATCACTTTCCTGCCAGATTGTTGCAGCGGGCGCGGCAGTCGAAGATCACATCTCCCTCCGAGACTTCTTTACTGTACTGTGAGATTCTGATCACTCAGTGCTCCACACGTATAAACAGCTGAGAATGTCTGCTTCAGTGAGCCTATACAGCTTTAACCAAAAGGATCAAGGAGTATCCCTTCAGAGTGTCAGAGGCCGACTAGACTAGAAACTAGAGGAGGAACTGAAGTCTGACAGGAATCGGAggcaacagcaaacaaaaaacacaactgtttaTCTTCCCGGATTTGGAAAGAATAACAATAAGATCAGTGCGTGTGTTAGAAATTCTCATCTAGAGACAATTTACGAAGGAGAGTGCCACACTACACCCGCCGCAGCATTGAGTATATCTAGCACACCCCACATTACCTTTGTCTTTACTCTTCTCTTTAGATAATGAATCCAACTTCCGCCTGAGTGACTTCTTCTTGTGGCCATCTGAAAAAAGAGGCAGAGGTGttaaacagtgaaataaagaaCCCTAATTAATATGCTGCCGCTCTCGGGTGCTCCACTTGATATTCTTGGGCACATTTCCTAAATGCTTACACGTTTCATAAGAACTAACAAACGTGTCAAGACAAAGGATGAGGAGTTtttgtgaaaacacatttctaacaATAATTTGCTTAGTTTGCATCAAAACAAGGAAAATGATTCACTTTCTGACGTTTTGCTGAGCTGTTTCTGAAGACGTGCTGTGACAAGCTTCAGCGAGAGATAGAAAAGCAACTTGGTGAATAAACAAGTCGAccatataggtgtgtgtgtgtgtgttttaatacatttaGGGATGGCGATTTGGCAACTCAGGTCACGATCTCGAAGCAGTCTCCTGAAGGCCACGTCCTGGAGACGAACCCTCTCCAACTCGGACAGGCTTTGCAGGGGGACGGGCTTCAGGCCAACGCTGCGTCCTGACACGCTGTTCCAGGTGAAGTCAccctgaggacacacagacacatccatCACTGCTATCATGACCAAATGCAAACTCTACACACACCCAGCATGCTTGACATATACGCAGGCAGCTGAAACATTCGCATTAATCATCGGCTGACCTaacacaagtttgtttttgattttcgGATTCAGGAAAGCGAGCGTAGCTAGAGGTTAAAGTTTTAGTTCTGTACTAATGACAGGGCAAATAATCTGATCTGCAATCCAACCTCTGAGCATCTCCATGCTGGAGATTACAGTGCTTTGATCCAGTACAGTCAAGCCAATCATATGAGCCATGTTCCAAAGAGGCTTAGTAACTCATTATCAGGATAAGGCTTACTCTAAAGTGGCTCACTGCCATTAAATGAGAATTAAGGCCGTGTTACAGTAGCAGACTATTTTCTAATACATGTATGACAAAGTATAGTACAGTACAAGAAACATGGTATGAAAAGAACATTGTCtttgcctgtgtgtttgctgtacaAAGGCAGCGGTCACTAATCCGTATGTCTACCATCAGTGCTGTTAACAAGTAAATCATTCCTTTAAGtgcacaaaaaataatttgagaCAGACGCAGTGCATTCTgggcaaaacaaaaccacttaATTATTGATTGAATAGTTGTTTGTAGCAGCAAATGAGCACGTAATACAGCCTGCAGTATGACTAAAGTGTCTAGTCTAAATACATTTCAGTCAACTGTTGGCCTCCGATTGATAATTAGGCACTGTTCATTGCAAATGAATCAACCGTTTGGCACACGAAATGTCAAAGAAACCACAACTTTTGTAAGCCTACGATGACATcatcttgttttgtgtgtccAGAATGTCGAGACACTCGATTTACTGTCACATGCTGGAAGACAAAATCCTCAAAACAATTTAGAAACTGGAATTAGGAAACATTTGCTTGAAGGATTAGGCATTCATCACGATTATAAACCTCCTCAGCGAAAACAACTCCAGCACAAAGCGCGATTAAGTGGGTTAGCCCGCCATCTTGGGTGTTCCTTTATCACAAAGGTGGCTCGCTTTCATTTGGGATAGATCGCCGTAGCGACCTACGCCGCACTGATGACAGTGGGTTAACTTCGCTTCATTAAATCAGAAATCTGTAAACAGGACGACCActggaaaaacatttcagtcatcaCTCCTATGGTGTCTTAACTAAAGTAGGGACTAATATCTCTACTTATGATATCATGTTGCTCAAACAACTGGAGGTATAATTTGCACTTTAattgtactgtaaaaaaatcaTACCATCAAATGCAACATATGCGCCAGACAGACCTGCCAGCTACTTGTCTCCTACTCTCTGCTTTGTCATCAGAcgaaaaagcaaataaatactAAAAGCGTATAATAACTTCAATACTTACTAACCTATTTGGAAATCATTTCTTGCTACGGCTTCTTCATTTATTCTAGTTATGTGGCCATAGTTTGGACATTTCACCTGGATCTTGCGTTTTGTCGTCGCTATAACTGAATTTTGCTGTGGGTATATTGTCAGATAGATTAGTATTAAGTATTTCATACACAGGTCTGACAATGCTCGtaaatttacaacaaacaaacacagttgaTCTGTGAATCCAAGAGAACCGAGCTACATTCGACAAGGCTTTTCTGTTGGGTGTAACAATGACACGAACAACTTCCTTTACGTGTTTTGTTTTACCGCCGCTACGTCAATTAAGCATGGCAAGAGATGATTGGGACAAAGTGTGACAGTGATAGAAACAATATACTGCTCATTTTTTGCTGTTACCTAACCATGTAGAACATTCCTCTTGTGTGATTATATGGGAGAGGAAACTTTCTCTCCTATCTGATGTACAGGGCCTGGCTGTGTTCCCACAGTTTGTCTCGGTCAATGAAATGACGTCCTTTAAATTGAAACTACTTACTTTGGAATTCATAGCAAACAACTGTGTCAAGCATTTTTGATGCAATACCCCTATTTCCATAAACATAGGTGTGACTGTTATCGTGCCCAGACATGACAATTGAGCACACAGTCACTTGGGTGCAGTACTGAAACTCTTATCTTAatcttatttcttattataaCTGGCTTAACATGGATAGTTGAATTTAAACT
Encoded here:
- the LOC104928707 gene encoding rho GTPase-activating protein 6 isoform X2 yields the protein MATGVFVSPITHLGDFTWNSVSGRSVGLKPVPLQSLSELERVRLQDVAFRRLLRDRDLSCQIAIPKYGHKKKSLRRKLDSLSKEKSKDKETTPQAFGIPLSQVISNDRALKQRHDPPREGHSDPTELMLSFLHLTSSFKRANKELSSSNSSLSSTSETPNESPLPSTLDAAPRTRRRGGVSVDCITDLDDNQSRLLEALQLSLPVEAAGNRKKRHDKKLSLNPIYRQVPRVVDLCCQHLEKHGLQTVGIFRIGSSKKRVRQLREEFDQGWEVHLDEEHCIHDVAALLKEFLRDMPDPLLTRELYTAFINAMLLDYSDQESALQLLVFLLPPCNSDTLQRILCLLSTVAAHAEDSLDSEGQEITGNKMTSLNLATIFGPNLLHKLKNSDKEFAVQSFARAEESTTIISVVQRMIDTYDALFTVSADLQNEVLMTLLETDPDVVDYLLRRKASQHSEPALLRAEESFSLTERRLSNDSIKASSGEVSPYDNNSPVLSDRLLCKYPEDSSPLSNGIPRLSRQHRLSSQDGSGSTSPTLSTDKEASTDDFWDTWNELFNKDFTGYHITGSHGDVSECESYGSSEGLSSHQGNSELPIRPTQTSLGTLEIRPHLPVTRSSSGPHDQRGQTQSQASLHQALSGQSAAVSSDDLAGRTGHAACLLLKVGMNNSSPLHYSGQLRDTHISHSTPSLFTCQPGSHTPQQSLQGPASQSADTANASGPAQAKSPGGAPDSRAERWHIWQIMPKENTDTLPETLV
- the LOC104928707 gene encoding rho GTPase-activating protein 6 isoform X1; the encoded protein is MSAQGLLSSVFSCSMSPKSISRRRLRQTRSLDTTLMRHYGTEVEETSYKGDFTWNSVSGRSVGLKPVPLQSLSELERVRLQDVAFRRLLRDRDLSCQIAIPKYGHKKKSLRRKLDSLSKEKSKDKETTPQAFGIPLSQVISNDRALKQRHDPPREGHSDPTELMLSFLHLTSSFKRANKELSSSNSSLSSTSETPNESPLPSTLDAAPRTRRRGGVSVDCITDLDDNQSRLLEALQLSLPVEAAGNRKKRHDKKLSLNPIYRQVPRVVDLCCQHLEKHGLQTVGIFRIGSSKKRVRQLREEFDQGWEVHLDEEHCIHDVAALLKEFLRDMPDPLLTRELYTAFINAMLLDYSDQESALQLLVFLLPPCNSDTLQRILCLLSTVAAHAEDSLDSEGQEITGNKMTSLNLATIFGPNLLHKLKNSDKEFAVQSFARAEESTTIISVVQRMIDTYDALFTVSADLQNEVLMTLLETDPDVVDYLLRRKASQHSEPALLRAEESFSLTERRLSNDSIKASSGEVSPYDNNSPVLSDRLLCKYPEDSSPLSNGIPRLSRQHRLSSQDGSGSTSPTLSTDKEASTDDFWDTWNELFNKDFTGYHITGSHGDVSECESYGSSEGLSSHQGNSELPIRPTQTSLGTLEIRPHLPVTRSSSGPHDQRGQTQSQASLHQALSGQSAAVSSDDLAGRTGHAACLLLKVGMNNSSPLHYSGQLRDTHISHSTPSLFTCQPGSHTPQQSLQGPASQSADTANASGPAQAKSPGGAPDSRAERWHIWQIMPKENTDTLPETLV